The following are encoded in a window of Ranitomeya variabilis isolate aRanVar5 chromosome 6, aRanVar5.hap1, whole genome shotgun sequence genomic DNA:
- the LOC143783391 gene encoding metalloreductase STEAP4-like, translating into MGTKVMIPLSSDFAEKHDSICIFGTGDFGRSLGSKLLQSGYSVIFGSRNPGDTSLLPRAAEALSHSEAARKCSVIIAAIQRDHYEFLKELGEVLEGKILVDVSNNVKVNQYPESNAEYLAKIVPKATVVKAFNTVSAWALQSGNLDASRQVFVCSDDNKAKQHVMDIVRAIGLTPQDKGCLVAAKEIEDYPLQLFPMWRLPVYTGAGLTVAVFLYCVIQDIFYNAEKKNDVSHHLMITIPNRIFPVVSLILLALCYLPGVFAAIIQLYRGTKYRRFPNWLDQWMLCRKQLGLVALSFAFLHAIYTLVIPIRYSVKYRADMSIINQIKMNKTRISEKPLVWRSDTYLALGILGFFFYIVLGITSLPSVSNSVNWREFRFVQSKLGYLTLVLCTGHAMVYGWDRFLILARYRWYMPPVYMFSLVIPCLVLVLKLVLIIPCVDKRITKIRQGWERSASKNSETKLKTYSIAL; encoded by the exons ATGGGAACCAAGGTCATGATACCGCTAAGCTCAGATTTTGCAGAAAAGCACGACAGCATATGCATTTTTGGAACTGGGGATTTTGGACGATCACTTGGGTCCAAACTGCTACAAAGTGGATATTCTGTGATATTTGGAAGCCGTAATCCGGGTGATACAAGTTTACTGCCCAGAGCGGCTGAAGCGCTAAGTCACTCAGAGGCGGCACGAAAGTGTTCCGTTATCATTGCGGCCATACAAAGGGACCATTATGAATTTCTAAAGGAGCTTGGAGAAGTTCTGGAAGGTAAAATACTGGTGGATGTCAGCAATAATGTCAAGGTAAACCAATACCCTGAGTCTAATGCCGAATACCTGGCCAAGATTGTACCCAAGGCCACAGTCGTCAAAGCATTTAATACCGTCTCCGCCTGGGCTCTGCAGTCCGGAAATCTGGATGCCAGCAGACAG GTCTTTGTATGTTCAGATGACAATAAAGCCAAACAACATGTGATGGATATTGTCCGTGCCATTGGGTTGACGCCACAAGACAAAGGATGTCTGGTAGCGGCCAAGGAAATAGAAGACTATCCTCTGCAGCTCTTTCCAATGTGGAGACTCCCCGTGTACACGGGTGCAGGACTCACCGTGGCGGTCTTTCTCTACTGTGTGATACAAGACATATTCTACAATGCAGAAAAGAAAAACGACGTCTCACATCATCTGATGATCACGATTCCGAACAGGATCTTCCCGGTGGTCTCACTGATTTTGTTGGCTCTGTGTTATCTTCCCGGTGTGTTTGCTGCCATCATTCAGCTATATAGAGGAACCAAGTACAGACGATTTCCAAACTGGCTGGACCAATGGATGTTATGTAGGAAGCAGCTGGGGCTGGTGGCGTTGTCCTTTGCTTTTCTCCATGCAATTTACACCCTTGTTATTCCCATTCGATACAGTGTCAAATACAGGGCGGACATGAGCATCATCAACCAG ATAAAGATGAATAAAACCCGGATTTCGGAGAAGCCCCTGGTCTGGAGAAGTGACACCTATTTAGCACTAGGAATCTTGGGATTTTTCTTCTACATTGTCCTGGGAATAACATCTCTTCCTTCTGTCAGCAATTCAGTCAACTGGAGAGAATTTCGGTTTGTCCAG tctAAACTTGGATATCTGACCCTGGTGCTGTGCACAGGACATGCGATGGTCTACGGCTGGGACCGATTCCTTATACTGGCTAGATACAGATGGTACATGCCTCCCGTGTACATGTTTTCGCTTGTCATCCCATGCCTTGTTCTCGTTCTGAAGCTTGTTCTGATCATTCCATGTGTTGATAAGAGGATTACCAAAATACGACAAGGGTGGGAGAGGTCTGCAAGCAAAAACTCAGAGACAAAGCTAAAAACGTACAGTATTGCTCTATAG